From Aquificota bacterium, one genomic window encodes:
- a CDS encoding TrkH family potassium uptake protein: MKGFEWTPHRILLTSYLVVILIGSVLIYLSTTRPISYLDALFTATSATTVTGLVVLDTEKDLNFFGKVVVLALIQIGGLGYMTLTTYFFIALRKRLGLRDRLMLAESFNYPGMHGLVRFIKRIIPLVFFIEFLGMLALFPPFLFKLRDPAGAFFASLFHSVSAFNNAGFSTFSDNLMGFRGNVWVNLVISLLIILGGLGFYVIYELILYKRGEIRRISTHTKLVFLSSSFLILIGFIFLLFDLWRFKDMSLGEKVLASFFHSVSARTAGFNTIDIAKLSEASQFLIINLMFVGASPGGTGGGIKTITAVVVFLAVLSYIKGRQDVVVFGRRLIEVQVHRAMVILSLAFAYNTIVAMLLAEIENIKLLPALFETVSAFATVGLSLGNPKGLSLSADFSPLGKGLIILSMLIGRVGLLGFMLALVGKEKPTHVKLPEARLLI; encoded by the coding sequence ATGAAGGGTTTTGAATGGACGCCACATAGAATATTGCTGACTTCCTACTTAGTAGTAATACTCATAGGCTCCGTCCTTATATATCTTTCCACCACAAGGCCCATAAGCTACTTGGACGCCCTTTTTACAGCCACCTCTGCCACCACAGTAACGGGTCTTGTAGTGCTTGACACGGAAAAGGACCTAAACTTCTTCGGAAAGGTTGTGGTATTGGCCCTTATTCAAATAGGTGGCCTTGGATATATGACCCTTACCACTTACTTCTTTATAGCCCTTAGGAAGAGGCTTGGTTTGAGAGATAGGCTTATGCTGGCAGAGTCTTTTAACTATCCCGGTATGCATGGGCTTGTAAGGTTTATAAAAAGGATTATACCCCTTGTTTTCTTTATTGAGTTTCTTGGCATGCTTGCCCTCTTCCCGCCCTTTCTGTTTAAACTGAGGGACCCAGCAGGGGCCTTTTTTGCAAGCCTATTTCATTCTGTTTCCGCCTTCAACAACGCCGGCTTTTCCACCTTTTCTGATAACCTTATGGGTTTTAGGGGAAATGTATGGGTAAACTTGGTTATAAGCCTTTTGATAATCCTTGGTGGGTTGGGCTTTTATGTTATATACGAGCTAATACTCTACAAAAGGGGTGAGATAAGGAGGATTTCTACACATACAAAGCTTGTCTTTTTGTCTTCTTCCTTTCTTATTCTTATAGGCTTTATTTTCCTTCTTTTTGACCTGTGGCGCTTCAAAGATATGTCTTTGGGAGAAAAGGTGCTTGCAAGCTTCTTTCATAGCGTTTCTGCCAGAACGGCCGGCTTTAACACCATAGATATTGCAAAGCTTTCTGAGGCATCCCAGTTTTTGATAATAAACCTTATGTTTGTGGGAGCTTCTCCCGGTGGCACTGGTGGGGGCATAAAAACCATAACGGCTGTGGTGGTCTTTTTGGCTGTGCTTTCTTATATAAAGGGTAGGCAAGATGTGGTAGTCTTTGGAAGGAGGCTCATAGAAGTTCAAGTGCATAGGGCTATGGTTATACTTAGCTTGGCCTTTGCCTACAACACTATTGTGGCCATGCTTCTGGCAGAGATTGAAAACATAAAACTATTGCCCGCTCTCTTTGAGACGGTATCGGCCTTTGCTACTGTGGGGCTTTCTTTGGGCAATCCTAAGGGCCTTAGCCTCTCTGCAGACTTTTCTCCCTTGGGTAAAGGCCTTATAATTCTAAGCATGCTCATAGGAAGGGTGGGCCTGCTTGGCTTTATGCTTGCCCTTGTGGGTAAAGAAAAACCAACTCATGTAAAACTTCCTGAGGCGAGGCTTTTGATATGA
- a CDS encoding TrkA family potassium uptake protein — MKKVFGVIGLGRFGFNVAKTLAEGGAEVIACDVDEEKVKAIAELVSQAFILDATDEKALKESGIANADVVIVSIGENIEASILVVVQLMELGVKEIIAKAVNPLHGRILERLGISRVIHPERDMAIRLAHSLLVGGFIEEIPIAENYSIFEMLPPQRLHNKALKDIDLRRKYDITVLAIKRGERFIVNPSGDEVVLPNDILVVLGNRERIVSL; from the coding sequence ATGAAGAAGGTTTTTGGAGTTATTGGACTTGGAAGGTTCGGTTTTAACGTGGCAAAGACCTTGGCCGAAGGCGGTGCGGAGGTTATAGCCTGTGATGTGGATGAGGAGAAGGTAAAGGCCATAGCGGAGCTTGTATCTCAAGCCTTCATACTTGATGCCACCGATGAAAAGGCCCTAAAGGAGTCTGGCATAGCCAATGCGGATGTGGTGATAGTGAGCATAGGTGAGAACATAGAGGCGAGCATACTGGTGGTGGTCCAGCTTATGGAGCTTGGAGTAAAGGAGATTATAGCAAAGGCGGTAAATCCTCTTCATGGAAGGATATTGGAGAGGCTTGGTATAAGCAGGGTCATACATCCAGAAAGGGATATGGCCATAAGGCTTGCCCACTCTCTACTTGTAGGTGGCTTTATAGAGGAGATACCCATAGCAGAAAACTACAGCATCTTTGAGATGCTACCACCACAAAGGCTTCATAATAAAGCACTTAAGGACATTGACCTAAGGAGGAAGTACGATATCACCGTTCTGGCCATAAAGAGGGGTGAAAGGTTTATAGTAAACCCATCGGGTGATGAGGTAGTGCTTCCAAACGACATACTTGTAGTATTGGGCAACAGGGAGAGGATAGTATCCTTGTGA
- a CDS encoding efflux RND transporter periplasmic adaptor subunit, whose protein sequence is MRKLLLLLLFVLLGAFVLIFAINKGGEKYAVVEEKEIKRLVYGSGYARSKDYVLLKAEVSGYIKEVLVEEGDYVKRGQVLALMDSGPLEESIKEVSERLSLARERSREDSPYLKSLEKALESAKVSMENSKSAFERRERLFSQGLIPREAYEQSKTQYEIAKREYERAKNAYEDAIRSINTEKRVLEADLKRLLKEKEKYVIRSPIEGYVLKKYVSKGDYINHISQDNKLFSIGSRDWEVWLEVDEEYAGLVKEGQRVVLKLDAYPDRTFEGRVAKIIREVDRSRKLITVKVLAGLPKETPFGATVDGQIEVENKKMLLIPASAYRDGYVLVYDGIRKIRVPVEVGERFGEYIEVKSGLRPGQRVVLP, encoded by the coding sequence ATGCGTAAGCTTTTGCTTCTTCTTCTCTTTGTTCTTCTTGGTGCCTTTGTGCTTATCTTTGCCATAAACAAGGGGGGAGAAAAGTATGCGGTGGTGGAAGAAAAGGAGATAAAGAGGTTGGTCTATGGCTCTGGCTATGCCAGAAGCAAGGATTATGTGCTTTTGAAGGCCGAGGTCTCTGGCTATATAAAGGAGGTCCTTGTAGAGGAGGGGGATTATGTAAAGAGGGGGCAGGTGCTTGCCCTTATGGACAGTGGCCCACTGGAAGAAAGCATAAAAGAAGTCTCTGAAAGGTTAAGCCTTGCAAGAGAGAGGTCAAGGGAGGACTCTCCCTATCTTAAAAGCTTGGAAAAGGCCTTAGAATCTGCCAAAGTAAGCATGGAAAACTCCAAAAGTGCCTTTGAAAGAAGGGAAAGGCTCTTTTCACAGGGGCTAATACCAAGGGAAGCCTACGAACAGAGTAAAACCCAGTATGAGATAGCCAAAAGAGAGTATGAGAGGGCAAAGAATGCTTATGAAGATGCTATAAGGTCCATAAACACCGAAAAAAGAGTGCTTGAAGCGGACCTAAAAAGACTTTTGAAAGAAAAGGAAAAGTATGTTATAAGAAGTCCCATAGAGGGCTATGTTCTCAAAAAGTATGTAAGCAAGGGTGATTATATAAACCATATAAGCCAAGACAATAAGCTTTTCTCCATAGGTTCAAGGGATTGGGAGGTTTGGCTGGAGGTGGATGAAGAGTATGCGGGGCTTGTAAAGGAGGGGCAAAGGGTGGTCCTTAAGCTGGATGCCTACCCAGATAGGACCTTTGAGGGGAGGGTGGCAAAGATAATAAGGGAGGTAGACAGAAGCAGAAAGCTCATCACCGTAAAGGTCCTTGCAGGCCTTCCAAAGGAAACACCCTTTGGCGCCACAGTGGACGGCCAGATAGAGGTGGAAAACAAAAAGATGCTTCTAATTCCGGCAAGCGCCTACAGGGATGGCTATGTGCTTGTCTATGATGGCATAAGGAAGATAAGGGTGCCGGTAGAAGTTGGAGAGAGGTTTGGTGAGTATATTGAGGTAAAAAGTGGCCTACGGCCCGGTCAAAGGGTTGTCTTGCCATGA
- a CDS encoding ABC transporter permease: MNYILFVAFKMLLERKRQTLVSILGVSVGVCAFIVMSSLMLGFQNYFIQQVIDLEPHIKIKPREEEQEVEKYAILLGAKPKEKDRILGWQEIIKELEENPQVVGSAERLISRGILKYGIKDKPITLIGINPQREPRASVIERFLVYKRLDKLETNRTGVIIGSLVARSLGIKELGKKLVLVAPNGKSLLVSVEDFFDSGITNIDDTRVYINIKTLQSLLERQGEVNEIVLKIRDVDSAERLARELKEKIPYEVESWQRAYRNFLSIFKIQNIITYMIVFAILTVSAFGIFNIIMMTVLEKKKDIAILMAMGFTRRDILFIFVVQGLIIGLLGAIIGSFLGFGLQEYLESVRLDVEGLIRTKGFVLDRSPILYLYAFAFSLFFSLLASLYPSYRASRLNPVDIFRSQ; encoded by the coding sequence ATGAACTATATCCTCTTTGTGGCCTTTAAGATGCTTCTTGAGAGAAAAAGGCAAACCTTGGTCTCCATCTTGGGCGTTTCTGTGGGTGTTTGCGCCTTTATAGTGATGAGCTCCCTCATGCTTGGCTTTCAAAACTACTTTATACAGCAGGTCATAGACTTGGAGCCTCACATAAAGATAAAGCCAAGGGAAGAAGAGCAAGAGGTGGAAAAATACGCCATCCTTCTTGGTGCAAAGCCAAAGGAAAAGGACAGGATACTTGGCTGGCAGGAGATCATAAAGGAGCTGGAAGAAAACCCACAGGTGGTAGGCAGTGCGGAAAGGCTCATAAGCAGGGGGATTTTAAAGTATGGTATAAAGGACAAGCCCATAACGCTCATTGGCATAAACCCGCAGAGGGAGCCGAGGGCTTCTGTGATAGAGAGGTTCCTTGTCTATAAAAGACTTGATAAGCTTGAGACAAACAGGACTGGTGTGATAATTGGCAGTCTTGTGGCAAGGAGCCTTGGGATAAAAGAGCTTGGCAAAAAACTTGTGCTTGTGGCACCAAACGGGAAAAGCCTTTTGGTGAGCGTGGAGGACTTTTTTGACTCTGGCATAACCAACATAGATGATACAAGGGTGTATATAAACATAAAAACCCTTCAAAGCCTTTTGGAAAGACAGGGAGAAGTAAACGAGATAGTGCTTAAGATAAGGGATGTGGACAGTGCAGAAAGGCTTGCAAGAGAGCTAAAAGAGAAAATACCCTACGAGGTGGAAAGCTGGCAAAGGGCCTACAGGAACTTTTTAAGCATCTTCAAAATCCAAAACATCATAACCTACATGATAGTCTTTGCCATCTTGACCGTTTCGGCCTTTGGCATCTTTAACATAATCATGATGACAGTCCTTGAGAAGAAAAAGGATATTGCCATACTTATGGCCATGGGCTTTACAAGAAGGGACATACTTTTTATCTTTGTGGTGCAGGGCCTCATAATAGGATTGCTTGGTGCCATAATAGGCTCTTTTCTTGGCTTTGGATTGCAAGAATACCTTGAGTCTGTGAGGCTTGATGTGGAGGGTCTAATAAGGACCAAGGGCTTTGTGCTGGACAGAAGCCCAATCCTTTACCTATATGCCTTTGCCTTCTCCCTCTTCTTCTCCCTTTTGGCAAGCCTATATCCTTCCTACAGAGCAAGCAGGCTGAACCCTGTGGACATCTTTAGAAGCCAATGA
- a CDS encoding ABC transporter ATP-binding protein: MIELRGVKKVIGQEEILKGIDIEIKKGEFVAIIGASGSGKSSMLYIMGLLDRPTEGEVFFEEERIDFSEEEKISKIRNQKIGFVFQFHYLLPEFSLLENVMIPAIRLGMKREEARERAYELLRRLGLGGKENRKIYQISGGEMQRVAIARALINKPLVILADEPTGNLDSKNTQAVMDIFKDINSEGTTIVMVTHELELAKQAHRIVEMRDGRIL, encoded by the coding sequence ATGATTGAACTAAGGGGAGTAAAAAAAGTCATAGGACAAGAGGAGATACTAAAAGGCATTGACATTGAAATAAAAAAAGGTGAGTTTGTGGCCATCATAGGTGCGAGCGGTTCTGGAAAAAGCTCCATGCTATACATAATGGGACTTTTAGATAGGCCCACAGAGGGGGAGGTTTTCTTTGAGGAGGAAAGGATAGACTTCTCCGAGGAAGAAAAGATATCCAAAATAAGAAACCAGAAGATAGGCTTTGTCTTTCAATTCCATTATCTTTTGCCAGAGTTTAGCCTTTTGGAGAATGTGATGATACCAGCCATAAGGCTTGGGATGAAAAGAGAGGAAGCAAGGGAGAGGGCCTATGAGCTTTTGAGGAGGCTTGGCCTTGGTGGAAAGGAGAATAGGAAGATATACCAAATATCGGGAGGTGAGATGCAAAGGGTTGCCATAGCAAGGGCACTTATAAACAAACCCTTGGTTATCCTTGCAGACGAGCCTACAGGAAACTTAGACAGCAAAAACACCCAAGCGGTCATGGACATATTCAAAGACATAAACTCTGAAGGCACCACCATAGTGATGGTGACCCATGAACTGGAACTTGCCAAACAGGCGCACAGGATTGTGGAGATGAGGGACGGAAGAATACTATAA
- a CDS encoding phosphoglucomutase/phosphomannomutase family protein — protein sequence MIKFGTDGWRAIIGESFTFENVRRVAYAHAKVLQRKGKNKVIVGYDNRFMSEHFALEVYKVFRTLGFECYLANKACTTPMVSFAVKYMGFDNGVMITASHNPPEYNGYKIKDYFGGSATPEFISEVEKEISEDIKPENFKPEYINIWGEYMREVKNRINMELLSQRDMLLVHDAMYGSALGTYSHILTGTKTSVINIRSYRDPLFGGHAPEPVEKHLQPLILKVRSLGADLGIANDGDGDRIALVDEKGNFVNSQLIYVLLLYHLLKNKGLRDGLVVKTVSTTYLADRICKAFGVELKEVAVGFKNINEVIIREKVLFGGEESGGYGIVDFLPERDGLFTGLNLLELIMLKDKPLSGIIEEIFKEYGEAYYKRVDLHAEEDKKERLKELIKNPPEKLGDFKVFKVNTLDGLKLIFEDDGWLLLRASGTEPLIRIYVEMPSQEKVDMVLREAVKLFE from the coding sequence ATGATAAAGTTTGGCACCGATGGATGGAGAGCCATAATAGGCGAAAGCTTTACCTTTGAAAACGTAAGAAGGGTTGCCTATGCCCATGCCAAGGTGCTTCAAAGGAAAGGAAAGAATAAAGTTATAGTGGGCTATGATAACCGATTTATGTCGGAGCATTTTGCCCTTGAGGTCTATAAGGTCTTTAGAACCCTTGGTTTTGAATGTTATCTTGCCAACAAGGCTTGCACCACCCCCATGGTCTCCTTTGCCGTCAAGTATATGGGCTTTGATAACGGCGTTATGATAACCGCATCTCACAATCCGCCGGAGTATAACGGCTACAAGATAAAGGACTATTTTGGTGGCTCTGCCACACCAGAGTTTATATCGGAGGTAGAAAAAGAGATTTCAGAAGATATAAAGCCGGAGAACTTTAAGCCAGAGTATATAAACATCTGGGGAGAGTATATGAGGGAGGTAAAAAACAGGATAAACATGGAGCTATTATCACAAAGGGATATGCTTTTGGTCCATGATGCCATGTATGGTTCTGCCCTTGGCACCTATTCTCATATACTCACCGGCACAAAGACCTCTGTTATAAACATAAGAAGCTACAGGGACCCCCTCTTTGGAGGCCATGCGCCAGAACCTGTAGAAAAGCATCTTCAACCACTAATCCTTAAAGTTAGGTCCCTTGGTGCAGACCTTGGCATAGCCAACGACGGAGATGGAGACAGGATAGCCCTTGTGGATGAAAAAGGGAACTTTGTAAACTCACAGCTCATCTATGTGCTTTTGCTTTATCATCTCTTGAAGAACAAAGGGCTAAGGGATGGTCTGGTGGTAAAAACAGTCTCCACCACCTACCTTGCTGACAGGATATGCAAGGCCTTCGGCGTGGAGCTAAAAGAGGTGGCAGTGGGCTTTAAGAACATAAACGAGGTCATAATAAGAGAAAAGGTCCTCTTTGGTGGTGAGGAGAGCGGTGGATATGGCATTGTGGATTTTCTTCCAGAAAGGGATGGACTTTTTACTGGTTTGAACCTTCTGGAGCTTATTATGTTAAAGGACAAGCCCCTCTCTGGAATAATAGAAGAAATCTTTAAAGAATACGGAGAGGCCTACTATAAGAGAGTGGACCTTCATGCGGAAGAGGACAAAAAGGAAAGGCTAAAAGAACTTATAAAGAACCCACCAGAGAAGCTTGGAGACTTTAAGGTTTTTAAGGTAAATACCCTTGATGGCCTAAAGCTCATCTTTGAGGATGATGGCTGGCTTCTCCTTAGAGCCTCTGGCACAGAACCACTCATAAGGATATATGTGGAGATGCCAAGCCAAGAGAAGGTGGATATGGTTTTAAGGGAAGCTGTTAAGCTTTTTGAATAG
- a CDS encoding prohibitin family protein, which produces MKKVNTEGLRSMPYLVVLPILILLLFFIGNPFVIIPSGFVGVKRTLGKIDPTPMWESLHLRIPIVQSVEKVEIRTRAVEFTREKNNPISSLSKDGLPVNMDVAVLYRVDGKKAPELLREYGPDYEEKLIKQIVRTSVRDAIAEMESSVVYQERTKLQEKIKREVENQLMKRYLILEDVLIRDIRLPESVVRAIEEKRKAYEEAQRMQFLLEKERLEAERKKVEAQGIAEANRIIAGSLTKEYLTWKFIENIQEYAKSPNNTIILIPYDTRMTPIINIPQGGQK; this is translated from the coding sequence ATGAAAAAAGTAAATACAGAAGGCTTAAGGTCTATGCCATACCTCGTGGTTTTGCCCATACTAATACTTCTGCTGTTCTTCATAGGCAATCCCTTTGTTATAATACCCTCTGGCTTTGTGGGTGTGAAGAGGACCTTGGGAAAGATAGACCCCACGCCCATGTGGGAGAGCTTGCACCTTAGAATACCCATAGTTCAAAGCGTGGAAAAGGTGGAGATAAGGACAAGGGCTGTGGAGTTTACAAGAGAAAAGAACAACCCCATAAGCTCCCTTTCAAAGGACGGCTTGCCTGTAAACATGGATGTGGCCGTGCTTTATAGGGTGGATGGGAAAAAGGCCCCCGAGCTCCTCAGAGAATACGGTCCAGATTACGAAGAGAAGCTTATAAAACAGATAGTTAGAACCTCTGTTAGGGATGCCATAGCGGAGATGGAAAGCTCGGTGGTCTATCAGGAGAGGACAAAGCTCCAAGAGAAGATAAAAAGGGAGGTGGAAAACCAGCTCATGAAAAGGTATCTAATCCTTGAAGATGTGCTAATAAGGGATATAAGGCTACCAGAAAGCGTGGTAAGGGCAATAGAAGAAAAGCGCAAAGCTTACGAAGAGGCCCAAAGGATGCAGTTTCTTTTGGAAAAGGAAAGACTGGAGGCCGAAAGGAAAAAGGTGGAGGCGCAAGGTATAGCGGAAGCAAACAGAATAATAGCCGGCTCTTTAACCAAAGAATACCTTACTTGGAAGTTTATAGAGAACATTCAAGAGTATGCCAAAAGCCCCAACAACACCATCATACTAATCCCATATGATACAAGGATGACCCCCATAATAAACATACCTCAAGGAGGACAAAAATGA
- a CDS encoding RNA ligase — protein sequence MISQEVLKEALKKNKLKSEVYGDLEYLRFTDDFKDIPRGTVLLKDTILWGYPHIGRIFQLSTGIREQFEGPFWVEEKVDGYNVRVFMHNGEVYALTRGGYVCAFTTDRVKDFVNLEVFEKYPDLVLCMEVAGPENPYVEESPPYIKEDIAFFLFDIMQKNQKSFLPYREKLRIIEEFNLPSVERYGLYTPEQVEDLKNLLKRLNEEKREGVVLKEDSERDKRVKYITSYANLNDIRITSLNMLGLPADYYTNRLLRLVLFLEEEGLKGDEELQKELGKAFLDGLFEACRMAREEGKVYRVFRCRFRSREKALVFLEQIKHASTHIQVNMLSLEKEGDFWVLEFEKVFLNMTGLLGYLLKGGSLID from the coding sequence ATGATTTCACAAGAAGTTTTAAAAGAGGCTCTTAAAAAGAACAAGCTGAAAAGCGAGGTTTATGGAGACTTAGAATACCTTCGCTTTACCGACGACTTTAAGGATATACCAAGGGGTACTGTGCTTTTGAAGGATACCATCCTTTGGGGCTATCCTCACATAGGCAGGATATTCCAGCTTTCCACAGGCATAAGGGAGCAGTTTGAAGGGCCCTTTTGGGTGGAGGAAAAGGTAGATGGCTACAACGTTAGGGTCTTTATGCACAATGGAGAGGTCTATGCCCTTACAAGGGGTGGTTATGTATGCGCCTTTACCACTGATAGGGTAAAGGATTTTGTAAATCTGGAGGTCTTTGAAAAGTACCCAGACCTTGTTTTGTGTATGGAAGTGGCTGGCCCAGAAAACCCTTATGTGGAAGAAAGTCCGCCATACATCAAGGAAGACATAGCCTTTTTCCTTTTTGATATTATGCAAAAAAATCAAAAAAGCTTTCTACCTTATAGAGAAAAGCTAAGGATAATAGAGGAGTTTAACCTTCCAAGCGTGGAAAGGTATGGCTTATACACTCCAGAGCAGGTGGAAGACCTAAAAAATCTTCTCAAAAGGCTAAACGAAGAAAAGAGAGAAGGTGTTGTGCTAAAGGAAGACTCGGAAAGGGACAAGAGGGTAAAGTACATAACAAGCTACGCAAACCTTAACGATATAAGGATAACTTCCCTTAACATGCTTGGCCTTCCTGCAGATTACTATACCAACAGGCTCTTGAGGCTTGTGCTATTTTTGGAGGAGGAGGGCCTAAAAGGGGATGAAGAATTGCAAAAAGAACTTGGAAAAGCCTTTCTTGATGGGCTTTTTGAAGCTTGCAGGATGGCAAGGGAAGAGGGAAAGGTTTATAGAGTCTTTAGGTGTAGGTTTAGAAGTAGGGAAAAGGCTTTGGTATTCTTAGAGCAGATAAAACATGCATCCACACACATACAAGTGAATATGTTATCCCTTGAAAAGGAAGGAGATTTTTGGGTGCTTGAGTTTGAAAAGGTTTTCCTCAACATGACAGGCCTTTTGGGCTACCTTTTGAAAGGCGGATCGCTTATAGACTAA
- a CDS encoding RNA ligase partner protein has product MEIFVLDTSIFTNPDIYTQFEKDQIGAIENFISLALHSKARFYMPTSVYEEFNKMVELGSLRPKFELAVRIRSPRRFNLMVPAEFLYEFIEEVRYRINKGLRIAEEHTKEAGRMSEEDVGRLINKLREKYREALRAGIIDSKEDLDVLLLAYELDAILVSGDEGLRNWADKVGIKLIDPKGFRHMLESLL; this is encoded by the coding sequence ATAGAAATTTTTGTGCTGGATACAAGCATCTTTACCAATCCAGACATATACACCCAGTTTGAAAAGGACCAGATAGGAGCCATAGAAAACTTCATATCTTTGGCACTTCATAGTAAAGCAAGGTTCTATATGCCAACCTCTGTATATGAAGAGTTTAACAAGATGGTAGAGCTTGGAAGCCTTAGGCCAAAGTTTGAGCTTGCTGTAAGGATAAGGTCTCCCAGAAGGTTTAACCTGATGGTGCCAGCAGAGTTCCTTTATGAGTTTATAGAAGAGGTGCGATACAGGATAAACAAAGGGCTTAGGATTGCAGAAGAGCATACAAAGGAAGCGGGAAGGATGAGCGAGGAAGATGTGGGAAGGCTCATAAACAAGCTAAGGGAGAAGTATAGAGAAGCCCTAAGGGCTGGCATAATAGATAGTAAAGAGGACCTTGATGTGCTTTTGCTTGCCTATGAGCTTGATGCCATTTTGGTGTCTGGTGATGAGGGTTTGAGAAATTGGGCTGATAAGGTGGGTATAAAACTTATAGACCCAAAGGGCTTTAGGCATATGCTTGAAAGCTTACTGTAG
- a CDS encoding Hsp33 family molecular chaperone HslO produces MYRDLNSQTQKDLKEYFQNQDYMVIAVPKEDLIRVYALRATNTVETARRLHSLEGEELKLMAYSILSALLLTSLVKHATNQKVLFKIQNDSGVVVAEADGMGRVRGFMEGYPLEDWSSGTLTVVKELRLGTPYTSIVPVVGRNVKEALSYYFEQSEQTRTYIDMYVKTDGERVQEALAYLVQVLGGAREESVRKIEENIKSLSLEGLRPEDIAMAILRDMEPRLIGLKEVEYYCPCSEEIARSSLLLLSEEELEDILNEGPAEVVCKFCKKIYRFSKEQLML; encoded by the coding sequence ATGTATAGGGACCTAAACTCGCAGACGCAAAAGGATCTAAAGGAGTACTTTCAAAACCAAGACTACATGGTTATTGCCGTTCCAAAGGAGGACCTCATAAGAGTGTATGCCCTTAGGGCTACCAATACGGTGGAGACGGCAAGGAGGCTCCACTCCTTAGAAGGGGAAGAGTTAAAGCTTATGGCTTACAGCATACTATCCGCCTTGCTTTTGACTTCTTTGGTTAAGCATGCCACAAACCAAAAGGTGCTTTTCAAAATACAGAACGATAGTGGTGTGGTGGTGGCAGAAGCGGATGGTATGGGAAGGGTAAGGGGTTTTATGGAGGGCTATCCTTTGGAGGACTGGTCTTCTGGAACCCTTACGGTGGTAAAGGAGCTAAGGCTTGGCACACCCTATACAAGCATAGTGCCAGTGGTGGGAAGGAATGTAAAGGAGGCCCTTTCCTATTATTTTGAACAGTCGGAGCAAACAAGGACCTACATAGACATGTATGTAAAGACCGATGGCGAAAGGGTGCAAGAGGCCTTGGCCTACTTGGTGCAGGTTTTGGGTGGTGCAAGGGAGGAATCGGTCCGTAAGATAGAAGAGAACATAAAAAGCCTTAGCCTTGAGGGCCTAAGGCCCGAAGATATTGCCATGGCAATCCTAAGGGATATGGAGCCAAGGCTCATAGGCCTAAAGGAGGTAGAGTATTACTGCCCTTGTTCTGAAGAGATAGCAAGGTCAAGCCTTTTGCTTTTGAGTGAGGAGGAGTTGGAAGACATATTGAATGAGGGGCCCGCAGAGGTGGTGTGTAAATTCTGTAAAAAGATATACCGCTTTAGCAAGGAACAGCTTATGCTATAA